In Ornithodoros turicata isolate Travis unplaced genomic scaffold, ASM3712646v1 Chromosome13, whole genome shotgun sequence, the following proteins share a genomic window:
- the LOC135372064 gene encoding uncharacterized protein LOC135372064 encodes MHAQVAQESPEGPTASSGPAAVPAASQQTDSRSPASPLVANSPGNSPANSRGSSVTPPSTPPPALPVFVDPCPDDVESSIDYPPPAQHPPSPLGRLRAFLVNYLPELGIGPTSGLPSHVPLGGFAVEWSVQGRRTSFGRTDAPAPTNVLDGPPAESPGDPVAFFDFRAGVMAPSAPDLREHIEPPAKPEVLELIDPISAEEITAAFPRGSTAPGPDGVSCRSQGRPGDLPRGHHELIPRGWGCAGIPSQGKDGVHSESGSAQLPW; translated from the exons ATGCACGCCCAGGTCGCCCAAGAATCGCCGGAAGGACCCACCGCCTCTTCAGGCCCTGCGGCTGTTCCAGCGGCCTCTCAGCAGACGGACTCACGTAGTCCGGCAAGCCCCCTGGTTGCCAATTCCCCTGGCAATTCCCCTGCCAATTCCCGGGGATCTTCGGTCACGCCTCCTTCGACGCCTCCTCCAGCGCTGCCCGTCTTCGTGGACCCATGCCCTGATGACGTCGAGTCTTCGATCGACTACCCTCCGCCTGCCCAACACCCCCCTTCTCCTTTGGGGCGGCTCAGGGCCTTCCTGGTTAATTACTTGCCTGAGCTAGGGATTGGGCCCACGTCAGGCCTCCCTTCG CACGTACCACTCGGAGGGTTCGCCGTCGAATGGAGTGTGCAAGGACGCAGGACCTCTTTCGGAAGAACAGACGCTCCTGCGCCCACCAATGTGCTGGATGGGCCCCCTGCTGAGTCACCTGGTGACCCCGTCGCCTTCTTCGACTTCCGTGCAGGGGTCATGGCCCCCTCGGCGCCGGACTTGAGAGAGCACATTGAGCCCCCCGCCAAGCCTGAGGTCCTCGAGCTCATCGATCCCATTTCGGCTGAGGAGATAACAGCTGCCTTCCCTAGGGGCTCTACGGCGCCCGGACCTGATGGTGTCTCTTGTCGCTCTCAGGGCCGTCCCGGTGACCTTCCTCGTGGTCATCATGAACTTATTCCTCGTGGCTGGGGATGTGCCGGAATACCTTCACAAGGCAAGGACGGTGTTCATTCCGAAAGTGGCTCAGCCCAGCTGCCCTGgtga